In Polaribacter sp. L3A8, a genomic segment contains:
- a CDS encoding anhydro-N-acetylmuramic acid kinase — translation MNNGEVFVIGLMSGTSLDGVDLVYVKFDKNKYQNFDIIHSETVSYSEKWKSTLQEAINFSSDALKDLNLNYGKLLGEIICDFIDKFQIHNIDFVASHGHTVLHQPQDGITLQVGDGQIIANAIHQKVICDFRTQDVKLGGQGAPLVPIGDELLFSNYSYCLNLGGFSNISFNKEGIRIAYDICPVNIVLNFYANKLGLDYDESGKIASKGKINKELLAALNALSFYKKAPPKSLGLEWVKEIIFPLIDKLETDIPSILRTFVEHVAMQISKVIVGSNSVLITGGGVFNSFLVERMEFYAHIKITLTSSKIIDFKEALIFAFLGVLCSVGKVNCLKSVTGASKNHSAGEIFYPNRK, via the coding sequence ATGAATAATGGTGAGGTTTTTGTAATAGGTTTAATGTCGGGTACATCTCTAGATGGGGTTGATTTGGTGTATGTGAAATTTGATAAAAATAAGTATCAAAATTTTGATATTATACATTCAGAAACTGTTTCGTATTCAGAAAAATGGAAGTCGACTTTACAGGAGGCAATCAATTTTTCTTCGGATGCTTTAAAAGACTTAAACCTTAACTATGGTAAACTTTTAGGTGAGATAATTTGTGATTTTATTGATAAATTTCAGATTCATAACATCGATTTTGTTGCTTCTCATGGACATACAGTTTTGCATCAGCCCCAAGACGGAATTACGCTTCAGGTAGGCGATGGACAAATAATTGCAAATGCAATTCACCAAAAAGTTATTTGCGATTTTAGAACACAAGATGTAAAACTAGGCGGACAAGGTGCGCCTTTGGTGCCTATTGGTGATGAATTGTTGTTTTCTAACTACAGTTATTGTTTAAATTTAGGTGGTTTTTCTAATATTTCTTTCAATAAAGAAGGGATAAGAATTGCGTATGATATTTGTCCTGTAAATATTGTTTTAAATTTTTATGCTAATAAATTAGGGTTAGATTATGATGAATCTGGAAAAATTGCATCAAAAGGAAAAATTAACAAAGAACTTTTAGCAGCATTAAATGCACTTTCATTTTATAAAAAAGCACCGCCAAAATCTTTAGGTTTAGAATGGGTAAAAGAAATTATATTTCCTTTAATAGATAAATTAGAAACAGATATACCATCTATATTAAGAACTTTTGTAGAGCATGTTGCTATGCAAATAAGTAAAGTTATTGTAGGTAGCAATTCCGTTTTAATAACCGGAGGTGGTGTTTTTAATTCTTTTTTAGTGGAAAGGATGGAGTTTTATGCTCATATTAAAATTACGTTAACAAGTAGTAAAATAATAGACTTTAAAGAAGCGCTTATTTTTGCGTTTTTAGGGGTCTTATGTAGTGTAGGAAAGGTGAATTGTTTAAAGTCTGTAACTGGAGCGAGTAAAAATCATTCTGCAGGTGAAATTTTTTATCCGAATAGAAAATAA
- a CDS encoding acyl-CoA dehydrogenase, with translation MDFNLTEEHIMIRDAARDFAQTELLPGVIERDNKQEFPQELVKKMGDLGFLGIMVDPKYGGSGMDAISYVLIMEELSKIDASASVIVSVNNSLVCYGLEAYASEEQKQKYLTKLATGEFVGAFCLSEPEAGSDATSQATTAEDKGDHYIINGTKNWITSGGRADVYLVIAQTDREKGHRGINVFIVEKGTEGFHVGPKEDKLGIRGSDTHTLQFNDVKVPKKNRISEDGFGFKFAMKTLSGGRIGIAAQALGIAAGAYELALKYSKQRKSFGTEICNHQAIAFKLADMHTEIEAARMLVMKAAWDKDQGNNYDMSSAMAKLYASKVAMEHTVEAVQIHGGNGFVKDYHVERLMRDAKITQIYEGTSEIQKIVISRGIIKG, from the coding sequence ATGGATTTTAATTTAACAGAAGAGCACATCATGATACGTGATGCCGCAAGAGACTTTGCTCAAACAGAATTATTACCCGGCGTAATAGAAAGAGATAACAAACAAGAATTCCCACAAGAACTCGTCAAAAAAATGGGAGATCTTGGCTTTTTAGGAATTATGGTAGATCCAAAATATGGAGGAAGCGGTATGGACGCCATTTCTTACGTATTAATAATGGAAGAACTTTCTAAAATTGACGCCTCAGCATCAGTAATTGTTTCTGTAAACAACTCTTTAGTTTGTTACGGCCTAGAAGCATACGCCTCTGAAGAGCAAAAGCAAAAATATTTAACAAAATTAGCAACGGGAGAATTTGTTGGCGCGTTCTGTTTAAGCGAACCAGAAGCTGGTTCTGACGCAACATCACAAGCAACTACAGCAGAAGACAAAGGAGACCACTACATAATTAACGGAACTAAAAACTGGATTACAAGCGGTGGACGTGCAGATGTTTATTTGGTAATTGCACAAACAGATAGAGAAAAAGGACATAGAGGCATCAATGTTTTTATTGTAGAAAAAGGAACCGAAGGTTTTCACGTTGGCCCAAAAGAAGATAAATTAGGAATCCGTGGTTCAGACACCCATACCCTACAATTTAACGACGTAAAAGTACCCAAAAAAAACAGAATAAGTGAAGATGGTTTCGGCTTTAAATTTGCCATGAAAACACTTTCTGGAGGTAGAATTGGTATTGCAGCACAAGCATTAGGTATTGCAGCTGGCGCTTACGAACTGGCCTTAAAATATTCTAAACAACGTAAATCTTTTGGCACAGAAATTTGCAATCATCAAGCAATTGCTTTTAAATTAGCAGACATGCACACAGAAATTGAAGCCGCCAGAATGTTGGTTATGAAAGCTGCATGGGACAAAGACCAAGGTAATAATTACGACATGTCTTCTGCAATGGCAAAACTATACGCTAGTAAAGTTGCTATGGAACACACCGTAGAAGCCGTACAAATTCACGGAGGAAACGGTTTTGTAAAAGACTACCATGTAGAACGCTTAATGCGAGATGCTAAAATTACCCAGATTTACGAAGGAACTTCTGAGATTCAGAAAATTGTAATCTCTAGAGGTATTATCAAAGGATAA
- a CDS encoding tRNA pseudouridine(38-40) synthase TruA: MKYSFSYIVRLQFLGFRFSGWQKQTNAKTLHDMVDKTLSFVFEDVNYKTIGVGRTDAKVSASSYYIQMFTDRLVDEDSFVDSLNANFSPDFRAVSIKQVGRGFNVINSPKIKEYHYYFSFGGKNHPFAAPFIVNVAENLNIDMMMKAAKLFEGEHYFHKYCTKPSEKTIFKRVIDTCEVVENDVLTANFFPDTSYILKVKGKGFLRYQIRLMMATLFEVGKGNLDLEFIEASLKEDNDRMYMRNNAPSSGLQLYDIELEL, encoded by the coding sequence ATGAAATATTCATTTTCTTATATAGTTAGGTTACAATTTCTCGGTTTTCGTTTTTCTGGATGGCAAAAACAAACAAATGCTAAAACATTGCATGATATGGTAGATAAAACCTTGTCTTTTGTTTTTGAGGATGTTAATTATAAAACGATTGGTGTTGGTAGAACAGACGCTAAGGTTTCTGCAAGCTCTTATTATATTCAAATGTTTACTGATAGGTTGGTTGATGAAGATTCTTTTGTGGATTCTTTAAATGCCAATTTTTCGCCAGATTTTAGAGCTGTTTCTATAAAACAGGTAGGTAGAGGCTTTAATGTGATTAATTCTCCAAAGATTAAAGAATATCATTATTATTTTTCTTTTGGAGGTAAGAATCATCCGTTTGCGGCGCCTTTTATTGTTAATGTAGCAGAAAATCTTAATATTGATATGATGATGAAAGCTGCAAAATTATTTGAAGGAGAACATTATTTTCATAAATATTGTACAAAGCCTTCTGAGAAAACAATTTTTAAGAGGGTGATTGATACTTGTGAGGTTGTAGAGAATGATGTTTTAACGGCTAATTTTTTTCCGGATACGTCTTATATATTAAAGGTGAAGGGAAAAGGTTTTTTGCGTTACCAGATTAGGTTGATGATGGCAACGCTTTTTGAAGTAGGGAAAGGAAACCTTGATTTAGAGTTTATTGAAGCTTCTTTAAAAGAGGATAATGATAGAATGTATATGAGAAACAATGCGCCTTCCTCTGGTTTGCAATTGTATGATATTGAATTGGAATTATAA
- a CDS encoding outer membrane beta-barrel protein: MKKVIFTLLLATSLIVTGQEKEDKGTFTLSGTVDVYGTTNFTKDPGTPGILIANPENANAFGLGFANTVFAYEKGKAGVVADIAFGPRADDANMAGAINQLYAYYNVTDKLTITAGQFNTFLGYEVINPSANFNYTVSYLFNAGPFSHTGIKADYAVSEDLSFMLAVTNAHGISSADGNLTDDTQLGAQVGYKGQYLNFITGAVSAGGATDWIFLDYTGGFDLTDTFYVGINAAYANSSDADEGYQGVALYLQNTFSDTFSLGLRPELFTTSAGSVDSNVTAFTLTSNINLTSNLKFITDLRFDSSDDYIIEAFPTEKNTSTLTMAAVYSF; this comes from the coding sequence ATGAAAAAAGTAATTTTTACATTATTATTAGCAACTAGCTTAATAGTAACTGGACAAGAAAAAGAAGACAAAGGAACATTCACATTAAGCGGAACAGTAGACGTATACGGAACCACTAACTTTACAAAAGACCCAGGAACTCCTGGTATATTAATTGCTAACCCAGAAAATGCAAACGCTTTTGGTTTAGGTTTTGCAAATACTGTATTTGCTTACGAAAAAGGAAAAGCAGGAGTTGTTGCTGATATCGCTTTTGGACCTAGAGCAGATGACGCAAACATGGCAGGAGCAATCAATCAATTATACGCTTACTACAATGTAACTGATAAATTAACAATTACTGCAGGACAATTCAATACCTTTTTAGGATACGAAGTAATCAATCCATCAGCTAACTTTAACTACACTGTGTCTTACTTATTTAACGCAGGACCTTTTTCTCACACAGGTATTAAAGCAGACTACGCAGTTTCTGAAGACTTATCTTTCATGTTAGCTGTAACTAACGCACACGGAATTTCTAGTGCTGACGGTAATCTTACTGACGACACTCAATTAGGTGCTCAAGTAGGGTACAAAGGTCAATACTTAAACTTTATTACTGGTGCTGTAAGTGCTGGAGGAGCTACAGATTGGATCTTTTTAGACTATACAGGTGGTTTTGATTTAACAGACACTTTTTACGTAGGAATAAACGCAGCTTACGCAAACTCTAGCGATGCTGACGAAGGATACCAAGGTGTAGCACTTTACTTACAAAACACTTTTTCTGATACTTTTTCTTTAGGATTAAGACCAGAACTTTTTACAACTTCAGCAGGAAGTGTTGATAGCAATGTAACTGCATTCACTTTAACATCTAACATTAACTTAACAAGTAACTTAAAGTTTATAACTGACTTAAGATTTGATTCTTCTGATGATTATATCATTGAAGCTTTCCCTACAGAGAAAAACACTTCTACTTTAACTATGGCAGCAGTTTACTCTTTCTAA
- a CDS encoding ammonium transporter: MSLFLTLFQDTPATEVSKAVEQINGDMGMLWMLIAGILVFLMQAGFTLVESGMTRSKNAVNIAMKNLLDICVGSLTFWLVGYSLMYGDTSNGWFFWSGLFQGEGADLFFQTMFAATTATIVSGAIAGRTKYTTYIIFSLVMTAVIYPISGGWQWQGEGWLTKLGFIDFAGSSIVHSVGGWAALVAAFMVGPRIGKYVDGKVLPIPGHNQVLATLGVFILWFGWFGFNGGSQLAWGGADSIAASNVVLITNLSAAAGGLGALITTWIWYGKPNLGQTLNGTLAGLVSITAGCGNMTAGGAVLAGLIGGIIVVFAIEFIEKKLKIDDAIGAASVHGVAGAWGTLVIGLWGVDGDTALGLFNGGGAAQLGIQATGVLAYAAWSVGLSFIVLGILKATMGLRVTKEVEIEGLDISEHGSIAYPGVRQREFDDK, translated from the coding sequence ATGAGTTTATTTTTAACATTATTTCAAGACACTCCAGCAACAGAAGTTTCAAAAGCTGTTGAACAAATAAATGGAGATATGGGAATGCTTTGGATGCTTATTGCAGGTATCTTAGTATTCTTAATGCAAGCAGGATTTACATTAGTAGAATCTGGAATGACAAGATCTAAGAATGCAGTTAACATTGCAATGAAAAATTTATTAGATATCTGTGTAGGTTCATTAACATTTTGGTTAGTTGGTTACTCTTTAATGTACGGAGACACCTCTAACGGATGGTTTTTCTGGAGTGGTTTATTTCAAGGTGAAGGAGCAGATTTATTCTTTCAAACAATGTTTGCCGCAACAACTGCAACAATAGTTTCTGGAGCAATTGCAGGTAGAACAAAATATACAACATACATTATTTTCTCTTTAGTTATGACTGCTGTAATCTACCCTATTTCTGGTGGTTGGCAATGGCAAGGTGAAGGCTGGTTAACAAAACTAGGTTTCATTGATTTTGCAGGGTCTTCAATTGTACACTCTGTAGGTGGATGGGCTGCTTTAGTTGCCGCATTTATGGTAGGTCCAAGAATTGGAAAATATGTAGACGGAAAAGTATTACCTATTCCTGGTCACAACCAAGTATTAGCAACTTTAGGGGTTTTTATCCTTTGGTTTGGATGGTTCGGTTTTAATGGTGGATCTCAACTAGCTTGGGGTGGAGCAGATTCTATTGCTGCATCAAACGTAGTTTTAATTACAAACTTATCTGCAGCTGCAGGTGGTCTTGGAGCATTAATTACTACATGGATCTGGTACGGAAAACCAAACTTAGGACAAACATTAAACGGAACATTAGCTGGTTTAGTAAGTATTACAGCTGGTTGTGGTAACATGACTGCAGGAGGAGCTGTTCTTGCTGGATTAATTGGAGGTATTATTGTAGTATTTGCAATTGAATTTATAGAAAAGAAATTAAAAATTGATGACGCTATTGGAGCTGCTTCTGTACACGGTGTTGCCGGTGCATGGGGTACTTTAGTTATTGGTCTTTGGGGTGTTGATGGAGACACAGCACTTGGGTTATTTAATGGTGGTGGAGCCGCTCAATTAGGAATTCAAGCAACAGGAGTTTTAGCCTATGCAGCATGGTCTGTTGGTTTATCTTTTATTGTTCTTGGAATCTTAAAAGCAACTATGGGACTACGTGTTACTAAAGAGGTAGAAATCGAAGGATTAGATATTTCAGAACACGGTTCTATTGCTTACCCTGGAGTAAGACAAAGAGAATTTGATGACAAATAA
- a CDS encoding P-II family nitrogen regulator, which translates to MKKIEAIIRKSKFRAVKDALLEVGVNFFSYWDVTGLGNEKEGHVYRGVSYSTSDIQRRHLAIVVNDDFEEITVKTIIKAASTGDVGDGKIFVSDVKEAYRIRTGEKGGQTLK; encoded by the coding sequence ATGAAAAAAATTGAAGCAATTATTAGAAAGTCCAAATTTAGAGCAGTAAAAGATGCTTTGCTTGAAGTAGGTGTTAACTTCTTCTCTTACTGGGACGTTACCGGTTTAGGAAACGAAAAAGAAGGCCATGTTTACAGAGGGGTTAGCTACAGCACTAGCGACATACAAAGAAGACATTTAGCGATCGTTGTAAACGATGATTTTGAAGAAATCACCGTTAAAACAATTATAAAAGCAGCTTCTACAGGAGATGTAGGTGATGGTAAAATTTTTGTAAGCGACGTAAAAGAAGCATACAGAATAAGAACTGGAGAAAAAGGCGGACAAACTTTAAAATAA
- a CDS encoding ammonium transporter, producing MELLTINNVWMMICTALVFFMHTGFAFLEIGLTRQKNTLNILFKNIFIITIGLLLYALVGFNLMYPGFADGSSGIVGFAGFGLSSPLTAEGALDLTYNSGYTYWTDFLFQGMFAATAATIVSGAVAERMKILPFMIFAILYVGFVYPIAGSWKWGGGFLDQLSTPFYDFAGSTLVHSVGGWAAVVAVCLLGARIGKFKNGEIQAIPGHNIPLATAGVLILWLGWFGFNGGSVLSADPTLTSLTLVTTCLSAAAGGVVAAIVSTIMYKNLDLTMFLNGILGGLVGITAGADQMSPTDAILIGAVAGAMIVFAVSLIDKLKLDDPVGAIAVHLVCGIWGTLAVGLFGNLAGVDQFISQLIGVVCYAVFCLVTSFIIIFTLKKTMGIRVSEREEIEGLDAHEHGMEAYPDFRLNEH from the coding sequence ATGGAATTATTAACAATAAACAACGTATGGATGATGATCTGTACAGCACTAGTTTTCTTTATGCATACAGGTTTTGCATTTTTAGAAATTGGTTTAACAAGACAAAAAAACACACTTAACATATTATTTAAAAATATATTTATTATTACTATCGGGTTATTACTATACGCTTTAGTTGGTTTTAACTTAATGTACCCTGGCTTTGCCGATGGATCTTCTGGAATCGTTGGTTTTGCAGGATTTGGATTATCATCTCCACTTACTGCAGAAGGCGCTTTAGACTTAACTTACAATTCTGGATACACGTACTGGACAGATTTCTTATTTCAAGGAATGTTTGCCGCTACCGCTGCAACCATAGTTTCTGGTGCAGTTGCAGAAAGAATGAAAATTCTTCCTTTTATGATCTTTGCTATTTTATATGTAGGATTCGTATACCCAATTGCAGGTTCTTGGAAATGGGGTGGTGGATTTTTAGACCAACTATCAACACCATTTTACGACTTTGCAGGCTCTACTTTAGTACACTCTGTTGGTGGGTGGGCCGCTGTTGTAGCTGTTTGTCTTTTAGGTGCAAGAATTGGAAAATTCAAAAACGGAGAAATACAAGCAATACCAGGTCACAACATACCTTTAGCAACTGCTGGAGTTTTAATTCTTTGGTTAGGATGGTTTGGTTTTAACGGTGGTTCTGTTTTATCTGCAGACCCAACATTAACTTCATTAACATTAGTAACTACCTGCCTATCTGCTGCTGCCGGAGGTGTTGTAGCTGCAATTGTTTCTACAATTATGTATAAAAACTTAGATTTAACAATGTTCTTAAATGGTATTTTAGGAGGACTAGTTGGTATTACTGCCGGAGCAGACCAAATGTCTCCTACAGACGCTATTTTAATCGGTGCAGTTGCCGGTGCAATGATTGTTTTTGCTGTTAGCTTAATTGACAAGTTAAAATTAGACGATCCGGTTGGTGCAATTGCCGTTCACTTAGTATGTGGTATTTGGGGTACTTTAGCTGTTGGGTTGTTTGGTAACCTTGCTGGAGTAGACCAATTTATTAGCCAACTAATAGGGGTTGTCTGTTATGCTGTTTTCTGTTTGGTAACTTCATTTATAATCATATTCACATTAAAGAAAACTATGGGAATACGTGTTAGCGAAAGAGAAGAAATAGAAGGCTTAGATGCTCATGAACATGGTATGGAAGCGTATCCAGACTTTCGTTTAAACGAACATTAA